The proteins below come from a single Salinivibrio kushneri genomic window:
- the xni gene encoding flap endonuclease Xni gives MSNLHVVIIDAMNLIRRVHAAQPEGDAIDTTVNACIKTLNKIINHSQPSHIIAVFDHMGSDRGWRAEILPAYKQHRKPMPAVLEQGLDAIQDAFWQYGVDSLLSQGDEADDMIATLALKVAERQQDVTIVSTDKGYCQLLQPTVRIRDYFQQRWLDLAFVQAQFGVRPEQLCDFWGLAGISSSEVSGVPGIGPKTAASLLSDYATIDAVFAAEDLAPKWQKKLNGHYELAQRCKQVAQLKTDIPLGFNLQDIRFEPATEGQSS, from the coding sequence ATGTCTAACCTCCATGTTGTCATTATCGATGCAATGAACCTCATCCGCCGTGTCCACGCGGCTCAGCCCGAAGGCGATGCCATCGACACCACGGTGAATGCCTGCATCAAAACCCTCAATAAAATCATCAATCATAGCCAGCCGAGCCATATTATTGCTGTCTTTGATCACATGGGTAGTGATCGTGGCTGGCGCGCAGAGATCCTGCCGGCATACAAACAACACCGTAAGCCAATGCCTGCAGTGCTCGAACAAGGGTTAGATGCCATTCAAGATGCATTTTGGCAGTACGGCGTCGACTCGTTGCTTTCTCAGGGCGATGAGGCTGACGACATGATTGCCACCCTCGCCTTAAAAGTGGCCGAGCGCCAGCAAGATGTCACGATAGTATCGACTGACAAAGGCTATTGTCAGCTATTACAACCGACAGTCCGGATCCGCGATTACTTTCAGCAGCGCTGGTTAGATCTCGCATTCGTCCAGGCGCAGTTCGGCGTTCGCCCGGAGCAGCTTTGCGATTTTTGGGGGCTCGCGGGGATCAGCAGCAGTGAGGTCAGTGGCGTGCCAGGTATCGGTCCCAAAACCGCGGCCAGCTTGCTGAGCGACTATGCCACTATCGATGCGGTGTTCGCTGCCGAGGATCTCGCGCCAAAGTGGCAGAAAAAACTCAACGGTCATTATGAGCTGGCTCAACGTTGCAAACAGGTCGCGCAACTAAAAACGGATATCCCACTAGGCTTTAACCTACAAGATATCCGTTTTGAGCCCGCTACAGAGGGCCAATCCTCGTAA
- the queF gene encoding NADPH-dependent 7-cyano-7-deazaguanine reductase QueF (Catalyzes the NADPH-dependent reduction of 7-cyano-7-deazaguanine (preQ0) to 7-aminomethyl-7-deazaguanine (preQ1) in queuosine biosynthesis), which yields MSNYQDADALANLSLGEKTDYPTQYDPSQLRAVPRALNRQAIGLDNAPMPFTGYDTWTLYELSWLNKNGLPQVAIGEVRLPASSPNLIESKSFKLYLNSFNQTRFDNWQQVANALQTDLSACAGEEVDVTLSPLSELEGETIAGLAGECIDHQDISIDDYTFNPDWLDGAAQGAIVSETLHSHLLKSNCLITNQPDWGSVRIAYKGKKINREKLLRYLVSFREHNEFHEQCVERIFMDIMRFCQPEKLTVYARYTRRGGLDINPYRTNMGKTPSENNRLARQ from the coding sequence ATGAGCAATTATCAAGATGCCGATGCCCTCGCCAATTTATCGCTTGGCGAAAAAACAGATTACCCAACCCAGTACGATCCATCACAACTGCGTGCTGTTCCTCGCGCGCTAAATCGTCAGGCCATCGGACTAGATAATGCGCCGATGCCCTTTACCGGTTACGACACCTGGACCCTATATGAGCTGTCATGGCTCAACAAAAATGGTTTGCCCCAGGTCGCGATTGGCGAAGTCCGCCTCCCAGCCTCAAGCCCCAACTTAATCGAGTCAAAATCATTTAAGCTGTACCTCAATAGCTTTAATCAAACTCGCTTTGACAACTGGCAGCAAGTAGCTAACGCATTGCAAACCGATTTGTCCGCTTGTGCGGGTGAAGAAGTGGATGTCACCTTGTCACCGCTCAGTGAGTTAGAGGGAGAAACCATTGCAGGCTTGGCGGGTGAATGCATCGATCACCAAGACATCAGCATTGATGACTACACATTTAATCCCGACTGGCTTGACGGTGCGGCTCAAGGCGCGATTGTGTCTGAGACCCTCCACAGCCATTTACTCAAATCAAACTGCCTTATTACTAACCAGCCAGACTGGGGCTCGGTGAGAATCGCTTATAAAGGCAAAAAAATAAATCGCGAGAAGCTACTTCGCTACTTGGTGTCATTTCGCGAGCATAATGAGTTTCACGAGCAATGTGTGGAGCGCATTTTTATGGATATCATGCGTTTTTGTCAGCCGGAAAAGCTCACCGTTTATGCCCGTTACACGCGTCGCGGTGGTTTAGACATTAACCCATATCGTACAAATATGGGTAAAACACCAAGTGAAAACAATCGTTTGGCAAGACAGTAA
- a CDS encoding alpha/beta fold hydrolase yields MTGLNVDGPETATDWVIFAHGAGAGKDHEFMADMAARMAKHCKVVRFNFPYMEKREQDGKKRPPDRAPKLLAHFESMIEHVDDVRPAGSRLWLAGKSMGGRMASHLTDHASVSGVICFGFPFHPPGKPEKYKGEHLASVERPLLIVQGARDTFGREEDINNYALSPSIEVVIAPDGDHSLKPRKASGHTEVGNRQFAVDSAFRFIEQQGGQV; encoded by the coding sequence ATGACAGGTTTGAATGTTGATGGGCCGGAAACGGCAACAGACTGGGTGATTTTTGCCCATGGAGCGGGCGCTGGAAAGGATCACGAGTTCATGGCTGATATGGCTGCGCGGATGGCGAAGCACTGCAAAGTCGTGCGGTTTAACTTTCCGTACATGGAAAAGCGCGAGCAAGATGGCAAAAAACGCCCACCGGATCGTGCACCCAAACTGTTGGCTCATTTTGAGTCGATGATTGAGCACGTGGATGACGTAAGGCCAGCCGGTAGCCGATTATGGTTAGCGGGTAAATCAATGGGGGGACGTATGGCGAGCCATTTGACGGATCACGCCTCCGTCAGCGGGGTGATTTGCTTTGGCTTTCCATTCCATCCGCCAGGGAAGCCAGAAAAGTATAAAGGTGAGCATTTGGCGTCCGTGGAGCGTCCACTGCTGATTGTACAAGGTGCACGTGACACTTTTGGCCGTGAAGAAGATATCAACAATTATGCTTTATCGCCATCGATTGAGGTGGTCATCGCACCGGATGGTGATCATAGTTTGAAGCCCCGTAAAGCCTCTGGACATACTGAGGTCGGCAACCGCCAGTTTGCCGTCGACAGTGCATTTAGGTTTATCGAGCAGCAAGGTGGACAAGTATGA
- a CDS encoding transcriptional regulator GcvA has product MARRLPPLNALRVFEAAARHLSFTRAAEELFVTQAAVSHQIKALEEFLGLKLFRRRNRSLLLTEEGQGYFLDIKDIFSELSYATDKVLERSAKGALTISLPPSFAIQWLVPRLADFNTAHPDIDVRIKAVDLEEGSLTDDVDVAIYYGRGHWSGLRCDLLYQECLLPVCSPLLLESGQPLQTPDDLVHHVLLHDRSRKEWKAFAKAHQLNEVNVEHGPIFSHSSMVLQAAAHGQGVALGNNVLSQPELASGRLVQPFEQVLKSDNGFYLVSQQRDADTGRITAFREWMLATAAKEQEKMNL; this is encoded by the coding sequence ATGGCGAGGCGTCTTCCCCCACTTAACGCGCTGCGTGTATTTGAAGCGGCCGCGCGACATTTGAGCTTTACCCGAGCAGCAGAAGAGCTGTTTGTGACCCAAGCGGCTGTTAGTCATCAAATCAAGGCATTAGAAGAGTTTCTCGGTTTGAAGCTTTTCCGCCGGCGTAATCGCTCGTTACTATTGACCGAAGAAGGACAAGGGTACTTTCTTGATATAAAAGATATTTTCTCTGAGCTTTCTTATGCGACGGATAAAGTGCTGGAACGCAGTGCCAAAGGGGCGCTGACGATTAGTTTGCCGCCCAGTTTTGCCATTCAATGGCTAGTACCTCGATTAGCTGATTTTAATACCGCGCATCCTGATATTGATGTTCGGATAAAAGCGGTTGATTTGGAAGAGGGGTCTCTGACTGATGATGTCGATGTTGCCATTTACTATGGCCGGGGACACTGGTCCGGATTACGCTGCGATCTTTTGTATCAAGAATGCTTGCTGCCTGTGTGTTCGCCACTGCTACTGGAGTCTGGGCAGCCTCTGCAAACCCCAGATGATTTGGTTCATCATGTTTTATTGCATGACCGCTCACGCAAAGAATGGAAAGCGTTTGCTAAAGCACACCAACTCAATGAAGTGAATGTTGAGCATGGGCCTATTTTTAGTCATTCATCCATGGTGTTGCAGGCGGCGGCACATGGGCAAGGTGTCGCACTAGGAAACAATGTGCTTTCTCAACCAGAGTTAGCATCTGGGCGTTTGGTGCAGCCTTTTGAGCAAGTATTAAAGAGTGACAATGGCTTCTATTTGGTTAGCCAGCAGCGCGATGCCGATACCGGACGTATTACCGCGTTCCGAGAATGGATGTTGGCGACGGCAGCGAAAGAACAAGAGAAAATGAATTTATGA
- the ppnN gene encoding nucleotide 5'-monophosphate nucleosidase PpnN, translated as MITHISPIGTMDLLSQIEVDRLKASASSDLYRLYRNCSLAVLNSGSHTDSSKALLEKHANFEIRVLRRERGIKLELVNPPDHAFVDGKIIRGIQEHMFSVLRDIIHVNVQLEHSPALNLDSSPHITNLIFGILRNAKTLRPRVDPNLVVCWGGHSINDIEYQYTREVGHELGLRELDICTGCGPGAMEGPMKGAAIGHAKQRTYDSRFIGLTEPSIIAAEPPNPMVNELVIMPDIEKRLEAFVRIAHGIVIFPGGAGTAEELLYILGIMMHPDNRSQPLPIVLTGPKESEDYFRDIDAFIRDVLGEEATQYYEIVIDDPAKAARLMKNAMPAVKEHRKATGDAYSYNWSLKIEPDFQHPFAPTHENMANLNLHMNQRPELLASALRQAFSGIVAGNVKDEGMRNIEQHGPFKIDGDKYLMAKMDKLLQSFVDQQRMKLPGTAYVPCYEIVS; from the coding sequence ATGATCACACACATTAGTCCGATTGGAACGATGGATCTGCTTTCTCAAATCGAGGTCGATCGTTTAAAAGCCAGCGCCAGCAGTGATCTGTACCGCTTATACCGCAACTGCTCATTGGCCGTTTTAAATTCAGGTAGCCATACAGACAGCTCCAAAGCTCTGTTAGAAAAACACGCCAACTTTGAAATTCGCGTATTGCGCCGAGAGCGGGGCATTAAACTCGAGCTGGTGAACCCGCCGGATCATGCCTTTGTCGACGGTAAAATCATTCGCGGCATTCAAGAGCATATGTTCTCGGTACTACGCGACATTATTCACGTCAATGTGCAGCTCGAGCATAGTCCTGCCCTCAACCTCGACAGCTCACCGCATATCACTAACCTAATATTCGGTATCTTGCGGAATGCAAAAACGCTCCGTCCAAGGGTCGATCCTAATCTAGTGGTTTGCTGGGGTGGGCATTCGATCAACGACATCGAATATCAATACACGCGAGAAGTGGGCCATGAGCTTGGTCTGCGTGAACTGGATATTTGTACGGGGTGTGGCCCAGGTGCGATGGAGGGGCCAATGAAAGGTGCAGCCATCGGTCATGCCAAGCAACGCACTTATGACAGCCGGTTTATTGGCTTAACTGAGCCTTCTATTATCGCTGCTGAGCCGCCGAACCCTATGGTTAATGAGCTGGTGATCATGCCCGATATTGAAAAGCGCCTAGAGGCATTTGTCCGTATCGCACATGGGATTGTCATTTTCCCAGGCGGCGCAGGAACAGCGGAAGAGCTGCTTTATATTCTTGGCATCATGATGCATCCTGATAATCGCTCACAACCTTTGCCTATCGTGTTAACCGGCCCGAAAGAAAGTGAGGATTACTTTCGCGATATCGATGCCTTTATTCGTGATGTCTTGGGCGAGGAAGCCACCCAGTATTATGAAATCGTGATTGACGATCCGGCTAAAGCCGCACGATTGATGAAAAATGCCATGCCCGCCGTCAAAGAGCATCGCAAAGCCACCGGCGATGCCTATTCGTACAATTGGTCATTAAAAATCGAGCCGGACTTTCAACATCCCTTTGCGCCAACACACGAGAATATGGCTAACCTTAACTTGCACATGAATCAGCGCCCAGAGTTACTCGCTTCAGCATTACGCCAAGCATTCTCGGGCATTGTGGCGGGGAATGTGAAAGACGAGGGAATGCGCAATATCGAGCAACATGGCCCGTTTAAAATCGATGGTGACAAGTACTTAATGGCAAAAATGGACAAACTGTTACAAAGCTTCGTCGACCAACAACGGATGAAGCTACCAGGCACCGCCTATGTGCCGTGCTACGAAATTGTCTCTTAG
- a CDS encoding DUF423 domain-containing protein, with amino-acid sequence MKLHHWVSLAAIGAGLAVGLGAFAAHGLKAVLSDYQLAIFKTGVEYQMWHSLALLGVCSVASQVSSRCFAIVAWAWFIGVVAFSGSLYLLALTSWYWLGPITPMGGVSFLIGWAGLAIGAWRAHQR; translated from the coding sequence ATGAAGTTACATCACTGGGTGAGCCTCGCAGCGATAGGTGCCGGCCTCGCGGTGGGGCTGGGTGCGTTTGCGGCTCATGGTTTAAAAGCGGTGCTGTCAGACTATCAGTTAGCCATTTTTAAAACCGGGGTTGAGTATCAAATGTGGCACAGTCTCGCCTTATTGGGAGTTTGCAGTGTTGCCTCCCAGGTTTCTTCTCGCTGTTTTGCCATTGTGGCTTGGGCTTGGTTTATCGGTGTTGTGGCGTTTAGTGGTAGCTTATACCTGCTGGCGCTGACATCTTGGTATTGGCTTGGACCTATTACTCCGATGGGCGGTGTGAGTTTTCTGATCGGCTGGGCGGGGCTAGCCATAGGGGCTTGGCGCGCTCATCAGCGCTGA
- a CDS encoding tetratricopeptide repeat protein yields MRISRLLVGLLFWLTSITAFASIHSSPVLTNAEKLLETSPAQSLEISNRFLAQRRLTTGANRSHVNNDTDRSIRTPLHTVYAYLISARAYAYLDQPIEAKAALQKAYQVVDEYDLKHVNVQVLLTEASLIWHLERDSTRALAILDAAQKAIETLPESSLNGQASRFKSALLRANILAATADSETALVAYENARSQLNSDPQDLRDKVEFQLSLGGFLLDQKQHESALTELLSAFWIASENEYTALIADANMKLAKLYNQQGVLNQALEHANQAAAFFEHFSLSRRLSASQRLLATIYEQQARYNFALVHYFNALEIEQALGRLQPLAQVHLAIARTYYQLEHFPLSDRYIQDALRLVGSLPNSPLTTQAMLLQGRIHLALSQPKQAEKEIRTALERAEVEKDHQTMTMAHHALSRALESQGKYQAALMMQRDYEKLRAQQTQSEQQQQADTFKQQQRVVERQLQMDELQRQLDSAHQEQLHLQKVNYFLLGSLGVLVAIVYLRHRAAVMRQVELEELRDDFYTHPRTGLRNLRMLNAKLPRSLEKSNANFEQWYLNDMIHQPLSDRLRFAMFDVALLKALFLRLGYQRAQDIERQLGDYLSDRVTQSGRLYHFADTLFIYIETNWDQDTQPDALAHFVQSLIADFVSHYQSSQPQAVSEGDQPPALTPQVAIGLAEYPFLPRAYTSINDQELIEILLTATHQASDLAQQTGESHWVHFSAINTAPAASFVNTNLRHACLKGIDSGLVKVKSSANDLLNWQKDHESDKKPSSVIDDRSNKSV; encoded by the coding sequence ATGCGCATCAGCCGACTACTCGTAGGCCTGCTTTTTTGGTTAACGTCGATAACGGCGTTCGCTTCAATCCACTCCTCACCCGTGCTCACTAATGCGGAAAAACTTCTCGAAACGTCTCCGGCGCAATCGTTGGAAATCAGCAATCGTTTTTTAGCCCAACGCCGCCTAACCACCGGCGCGAATCGCTCACATGTGAATAACGACACGGATCGCTCGATTCGCACGCCCTTGCATACCGTATATGCCTATTTGATCAGTGCCCGAGCTTATGCTTATCTCGATCAACCTATAGAGGCTAAAGCCGCGCTACAAAAAGCGTATCAAGTGGTCGATGAGTACGATTTAAAACACGTAAATGTACAAGTCTTGCTGACCGAGGCCTCGCTTATCTGGCACCTTGAACGTGACTCCACACGTGCCCTAGCGATACTCGATGCCGCCCAAAAAGCCATTGAAACCTTGCCAGAAAGCAGCTTAAACGGCCAAGCAAGCCGATTTAAAAGCGCTTTACTGCGCGCCAATATTCTCGCGGCAACCGCAGACAGTGAAACCGCGCTTGTCGCTTATGAAAATGCACGCAGCCAACTTAACAGTGATCCTCAAGACTTACGGGATAAAGTCGAGTTTCAGCTCTCATTAGGTGGTTTTTTACTCGACCAAAAGCAACATGAGAGTGCTTTGACCGAGCTACTCAGTGCTTTCTGGATAGCCAGCGAGAACGAATACACAGCATTGATTGCCGATGCCAATATGAAGCTGGCTAAACTGTATAATCAACAAGGTGTGCTCAATCAAGCCCTTGAGCACGCAAATCAAGCCGCTGCCTTTTTTGAGCATTTTTCATTAAGCCGACGTCTATCAGCGTCGCAGCGCCTGTTAGCCACCATTTATGAGCAACAAGCCCGTTATAATTTCGCCTTGGTGCATTATTTTAATGCGCTTGAAATTGAGCAAGCACTCGGTCGCCTCCAACCGCTTGCCCAAGTACACCTCGCCATCGCCCGCACTTATTATCAGCTAGAGCACTTCCCGCTCAGTGACAGGTATATCCAAGATGCGTTAAGGCTGGTCGGTAGCCTACCCAACTCTCCCCTGACCACACAGGCAATGTTGTTGCAGGGACGTATTCATCTTGCACTGTCTCAACCAAAGCAAGCAGAGAAAGAAATTCGCACCGCGCTGGAGCGAGCAGAGGTAGAAAAAGACCACCAAACCATGACGATGGCGCATCATGCCCTCTCCAGAGCCTTAGAGTCGCAAGGCAAGTATCAAGCGGCCCTGATGATGCAACGTGATTATGAAAAGCTACGCGCACAGCAAACACAATCAGAGCAACAACAACAAGCCGATACTTTTAAACAACAACAGCGTGTGGTCGAACGGCAGCTACAGATGGATGAACTGCAACGTCAGCTAGATAGCGCACACCAAGAGCAGCTTCACCTACAAAAGGTCAACTATTTCCTATTAGGTAGCCTTGGGGTGTTAGTAGCCATTGTTTATCTTCGTCATCGTGCCGCGGTGATGCGTCAGGTAGAACTCGAAGAGCTGCGTGATGACTTTTATACTCACCCACGCACCGGGCTGAGAAACTTACGCATGCTGAATGCTAAATTGCCGCGATCGTTGGAAAAAAGTAATGCCAACTTTGAACAATGGTATCTAAACGACATGATCCACCAGCCACTGAGTGATCGGCTACGCTTTGCCATGTTCGACGTTGCCTTGCTAAAAGCGTTATTTTTGCGCCTCGGCTATCAAAGGGCGCAGGATATCGAGCGTCAGCTTGGCGACTACTTGTCCGATCGTGTCACCCAATCTGGCCGCTTATATCATTTCGCCGATACCTTGTTCATTTATATCGAGACCAATTGGGACCAAGACACCCAGCCCGATGCGCTTGCGCATTTTGTGCAGTCTTTGATCGCAGACTTTGTCAGCCATTATCAAAGCAGTCAGCCACAAGCGGTGAGTGAAGGTGACCAACCCCCAGCACTCACTCCGCAAGTTGCCATTGGTCTCGCGGAATACCCTTTTTTACCGCGCGCGTACACATCGATTAACGACCAAGAACTAATCGAGATTTTATTAACGGCCACCCATCAAGCCAGTGATCTCGCGCAACAGACTGGGGAAAGTCATTGGGTACACTTTAGCGCGATTAACACGGCCCCTGCAGCGAGCTTTGTGAACACCAACTTACGTCATGCTTGTTTGAAAGGCATTGACTCTGGATTGGTAAAGGTTAAATCTTCAGCTAACGACTTATTGAACTGGCAGAAGGATCACGAATCTGATAAAAAGCCATCGTCAGTTATTGATGATCGTAGCAATAAATCGGTATAG
- the rlmM gene encoding 23S rRNA (cytidine(2498)-2'-O)-methyltransferase RlmM produces the protein MNQVLLYCRAGFEKDCAAEIQQKTTDMGVYGFPRVVNNSAYVLFECYQESDAERVVRDLPLDSLIFARQMIAITASLSELDPDDRISPILAVGDRLPKGGDLRVETPDNDKAKALLKFCRKFTVPLRQALRKNGVLLAKDNPKKPVIHLCFTAPGTCLVGYSLTTNNSPHYMGLPRMKFPADAPSRSTLKLEEAFHHFIPKQEWETRLAPGMWAVDLGACPGGWTYQLVKRSMFVHAVDNGAMDEQLMETGQVFHHAEDGFKFEPTRKNVTWLVCDMIEKPSRVAQLMGEWLIEGWAKEAIFNLKLPMSRRYEQVTENLETLGAFLDDYNVAYEMRAKHLYHDREEITVHLRRVKRQR, from the coding sequence ATGAATCAGGTTCTGCTTTATTGTCGTGCGGGGTTCGAGAAAGACTGTGCCGCCGAGATCCAACAAAAAACCACCGACATGGGGGTGTATGGGTTCCCGCGCGTGGTCAATAACAGTGCGTATGTCCTGTTTGAGTGCTATCAAGAGAGCGATGCGGAGCGTGTTGTGCGTGATCTCCCTCTCGACTCACTGATTTTTGCTCGGCAAATGATCGCTATCACCGCCTCTCTTTCTGAGCTTGATCCTGACGATCGCATCTCACCGATTTTGGCCGTGGGCGATCGCTTACCCAAAGGCGGCGACTTACGGGTGGAAACCCCAGATAACGATAAAGCAAAAGCCCTGTTGAAGTTTTGTCGTAAATTCACCGTGCCACTGCGCCAAGCTTTGCGTAAAAACGGTGTGCTGCTTGCAAAAGATAACCCCAAAAAGCCGGTTATCCATCTGTGCTTTACTGCCCCAGGTACCTGTTTGGTTGGCTACTCACTCACAACTAATAACTCTCCGCACTACATGGGACTGCCGCGGATGAAGTTTCCTGCCGATGCGCCGAGTCGCTCGACCTTAAAATTGGAAGAGGCATTTCACCACTTTATTCCCAAGCAAGAGTGGGAGACGCGTTTAGCGCCTGGCATGTGGGCGGTCGACTTAGGTGCGTGCCCCGGAGGCTGGACCTATCAGTTGGTTAAACGCTCAATGTTCGTACACGCGGTCGATAATGGCGCAATGGATGAGCAATTGATGGAAACCGGACAAGTCTTTCACCACGCTGAAGATGGGTTTAAGTTCGAGCCGACGCGTAAGAATGTTACCTGGCTGGTGTGCGATATGATTGAAAAGCCCTCTCGTGTAGCCCAATTGATGGGTGAGTGGTTGATTGAAGGGTGGGCGAAAGAGGCAATTTTTAATTTGAAATTGCCGATGAGTCGTCGCTATGAGCAGGTGACAGAAAACCTCGAGACCTTAGGTGCATTTCTTGATGATTATAATGTGGCGTATGAAATGCGCGCGAAGCATCTGTATCATGATCGCGAGGAAATCACAGTGCACTTACGGCGGGTAAAACGTCAGCGCTAA
- a CDS encoding sensor domain-containing diguanylate cyclase produces the protein MTKSTPSPLSAQTAQAGNNASPSAYRELALRSRREIHSLKRLVSRFIATCSGKNNLVDQKLAEFRDVLYSTQDVSALLPRLAVIERMVGHQNMTQAKAQSHLDEQFHTSGETLQRVTGLPVQLKRDLRDLLAQPANGDTERTQHLIKLLQLYERAVTLQVARPRTQQTPDIDNDQIRRVADELQNLITELDIDGQAGDKLLEIRRELLTDISPATVVSLTLAALKLILEATQSERQASQQFLSQVNDDLVSISQQNTRAHDHATQLRQAHQDVDQRLDRTITDIERELKWKDAEKANPEAALTQALAELKVIAQENKALKNREQALEEQLAHNQNQLSALAEQTLDQHRRVGDQERKRLLDPLTRVYNRAALNDRLEHEYRLWKKYQREFCLAVIDLDHFKQVNQQFGYEVGDKALKIIARSIYQCLRDTDFIARFGGEEFVILLPDADDETRTDILANISHTIRKLPLKFKNERVSISVSIGATLFQGEDTPTPVLKRADQALYQAKNSGRNQIIWC, from the coding sequence ATGACTAAGTCCACTCCATCACCGTTGTCGGCTCAAACCGCTCAGGCGGGTAATAATGCGTCGCCCTCAGCGTATCGGGAGCTGGCGCTTAGGTCGCGTAGAGAGATCCATAGCCTTAAACGGCTGGTTTCGCGCTTCATCGCCACGTGCTCGGGTAAAAATAACTTGGTCGACCAAAAACTGGCCGAGTTCCGTGACGTATTGTATTCAACGCAGGATGTTAGCGCGTTGCTTCCGCGTTTAGCCGTTATTGAACGCATGGTGGGTCATCAAAACATGACACAAGCAAAAGCACAGTCACACCTCGATGAGCAGTTTCATACCAGTGGTGAAACACTACAGCGAGTGACAGGTCTTCCCGTTCAATTGAAACGTGACTTGCGAGATCTATTGGCACAACCGGCGAACGGTGATACCGAACGCACACAACACCTCATAAAATTACTTCAACTGTACGAACGCGCTGTGACCTTGCAAGTGGCAAGGCCCCGCACTCAGCAAACACCAGACATCGACAACGATCAAATACGCCGCGTCGCTGATGAACTACAAAACCTGATTACAGAGCTCGATATCGACGGTCAAGCAGGCGACAAGTTGCTTGAAATCCGCCGTGAATTGCTGACCGATATATCACCGGCTACCGTGGTCTCTTTGACGCTTGCGGCACTCAAACTGATTCTGGAAGCCACCCAATCAGAGCGGCAGGCTTCACAGCAATTTCTCAGTCAAGTCAATGATGACCTAGTATCAATAAGCCAACAAAATACCCGAGCGCATGATCACGCGACGCAACTGCGGCAGGCACATCAAGATGTCGATCAACGACTCGATCGCACCATTACCGATATTGAACGCGAACTCAAATGGAAAGACGCGGAAAAAGCCAACCCAGAAGCCGCATTGACCCAAGCGCTTGCAGAGCTGAAAGTGATCGCGCAAGAAAACAAAGCGCTCAAAAATCGCGAACAAGCCTTGGAAGAGCAGTTGGCACACAATCAAAACCAACTTAGCGCCTTAGCAGAGCAAACCCTCGATCAACACCGTCGCGTCGGTGACCAAGAACGTAAACGCCTGTTAGACCCACTTACCCGTGTCTACAACCGTGCCGCCCTAAACGATCGTTTGGAGCATGAATACCGGTTATGGAAAAAGTACCAACGCGAGTTTTGCCTTGCCGTCATTGATCTTGACCACTTTAAACAAGTGAATCAGCAATTTGGCTACGAAGTCGGTGATAAAGCCTTGAAAATTATCGCGCGTAGCATTTATCAATGTCTGCGCGACACCGACTTTATTGCCCGCTTTGGTGGCGAAGAGTTTGTAATTTTACTGCCCGATGCGGACGATGAAACGCGGACCGATATTTTGGCCAATATTAGCCACACCATTCGCAAACTCCCGCTGAAGTTTAAAAACGAGCGCGTTTCAATTAGCGTCTCAATTGGTGCCACCCTCTTCCAAGGTGAGGATACCCCCACGCCGGTGCTAAAGCGTGCTGACCAAGCGCTCTATCAAGCGAAAAACAGTGGTCGCAACCAAATCATCTGGTGTTAA
- the syd gene encoding SecY-interacting protein: protein MENTVHRALWALTQNYMAVWQRHYQHLPCTDAYIGLPSPCIVSENDHQLQWQPVKRDALADFTNVEQAIALRLHSDIKDFYNAFYCADLSVRYQGEPLSLLQVWSDDDLARLQENILGHLMMQRQRKLTPSVFIATTADEMVIIAIDNMSGEVIRETLNKGTRDVIAPNLDAFLSALEVDVA, encoded by the coding sequence ATGGAGAACACAGTACATCGTGCCCTTTGGGCGCTAACACAGAATTATATGGCGGTATGGCAGCGTCATTATCAACATTTACCCTGTACAGATGCTTACATTGGGCTGCCATCTCCCTGTATCGTGAGCGAAAATGACCACCAATTACAGTGGCAACCGGTCAAGCGCGACGCGTTAGCTGATTTTACCAATGTAGAACAAGCGATAGCCTTGCGTTTGCACAGTGATATTAAAGACTTTTATAACGCATTCTATTGTGCAGATTTATCGGTGCGTTATCAGGGGGAGCCGCTAAGCTTGCTTCAGGTGTGGAGTGACGATGACTTGGCGCGTTTACAAGAAAACATCTTGGGACATCTGATGATGCAGCGTCAGCGCAAGCTTACGCCGAGTGTGTTCATCGCGACCACCGCGGATGAAATGGTGATCATAGCGATTGATAACATGAGCGGGGAAGTGATAAGAGAAACCCTTAATAAAGGCACGCGTGATGTGATCGCCCCCAATCTTGACGCATTTCTCTCGGCACTAGAGGTTGATGTGGCATGA